A window of the Brumimicrobium sp. genome harbors these coding sequences:
- a CDS encoding PorP/SprF family type IX secretion system membrane protein codes for MKVHKIGILIGFACFALQGFAQDVHFSMMRFSPLTVNPGLAGLNGKYNAVVNFKNQWNAVASPYNTIAASFDMKFKEPIKKRGFLAAGINLFYDMAGDLKMTSTNIDANIAYHIRLGNLSTLGLGVQTGFSQRGLGRVDGMYASQYDGQDFNSDIPSGENFRQMSFGFFDVGAGLVYNYNSLSNKIFNSSGFDLKVGFGAYHFTRPNYTYLQGGNDDYNIRYSGFVDAEIPLGKSRIALLPSVYYQRQGKNQEILVGLYIKYKIMRSSIQTDLMDDFSISYAPIYRVNDAFVNAILLTYKEYTLGFAYDVNLSQLTSVSKGRGGVEFIFRYSLKEQHMSSARIH; via the coding sequence ATGAAAGTACATAAAATTGGGATATTGATTGGGTTTGCATGTTTTGCGTTACAAGGCTTTGCACAAGATGTCCATTTTTCTATGATGCGCTTTTCTCCACTTACCGTAAATCCTGGATTAGCGGGTTTAAACGGTAAATATAATGCCGTTGTAAATTTCAAAAATCAATGGAATGCAGTTGCCTCTCCCTATAATACGATTGCAGCGTCTTTTGATATGAAGTTTAAAGAACCTATTAAAAAAAGAGGATTCTTAGCTGCAGGTATTAATCTTTTTTATGATATGGCTGGAGATTTGAAAATGACTTCTACCAATATAGATGCAAATATAGCCTATCATATTCGTTTGGGGAATTTGAGTACACTTGGATTAGGAGTGCAAACAGGATTTAGTCAGCGTGGACTCGGGAGGGTTGATGGTATGTATGCCAGTCAGTACGATGGACAAGATTTTAATTCAGATATTCCAAGCGGAGAGAATTTCCGTCAGATGAGTTTTGGTTTTTTTGATGTAGGTGCTGGATTGGTGTATAACTATAATTCACTATCTAATAAAATTTTTAATTCTTCTGGATTTGATTTAAAAGTAGGTTTCGGAGCCTATCATTTTACAAGACCTAATTATACTTATTTACAAGGAGGAAATGATGATTACAATATTCGCTATTCCGGATTTGTGGATGCAGAAATCCCACTTGGGAAATCGCGTATAGCACTTTTACCATCTGTATATTATCAACGTCAAGGTAAGAATCAAGAAATTCTGGTGGGACTTTATATCAAATATAAAATCATGCGTTCCTCTATTCAAACTGATTTAATGGATGATTTTTCTATATCGTACGCACCTATTTATAGGGTGAACGATGCGTTTGTGAATGCTATCTTGTTAACGTATAAAGAATATACCTTAGGTTTTGCGTATGATGTTAATCTCTCACAGCTAACTTCAGTGAGTAAAGGAAGGGGAGGAGTAGAATTTATTTTTAGATATTCCCTCAAAGAACAGCACATGTCAAGTGCACGTATTCACTAA
- a CDS encoding phospholipase D-like domain-containing protein gives MYKLFLFCFILSSFTSFATKRDSSKVEWIKVYFNERSDHSVALPNNYSHDLYDMMLPLIHRIDSAKFSVDVAAYDFQNMRIAHALANAARRGVRVRVVTDNSTRNRVPKYNTLIWDTLRKAGIYSIDDAGTVYFPDGKIVSLAQNLPNAGAIMHHKFAVIDNISEDPEDKYVWTGTMNLTYTGPWNTNATLVIKDNRITETYAEEFEQMWGSKTIIPNANSAKFHKDKHKSKNNIHFVGNTRVEAYFGPMDRGNTKPSISTRITELIEKYALHDVNFLAFAISSNIPLSQAMIDRSGRGEIYLNGVIDPAFYARYRNTGDIWTKPEMSFGKRSILPGKEVRKLHEKTIIIDARYPYPEQHKSVVLVGSYNFSKAAELANDENILMIFDNKIANQFYQDFSGVQNRAKGISYHRYPEIDTSKWYTNFKINDNGTIDVELDTTFMYPVSLLGIELPRIWAGHKDSSFYYSAEANAYLKELLQGASLKFSAGKEKPEHYFNRYFAYVTARKDSINTQVNHQLLATGNAIYSKKNRQQEDSIQSFLLAEKYAKEHGIGIWAHPELINTKKLTPEAEKLKNLFPLDINYASIEDLMLIKGVGIKTATSIVEYRQENGYFNTMDELLGIKGIGPATLEKLKEYLFIGN, from the coding sequence ATGTATAAGTTATTTTTATTCTGCTTTATCCTGTCAAGTTTTACTTCTTTTGCTACAAAAAGAGATTCCAGTAAAGTGGAATGGATTAAAGTATATTTTAACGAACGTTCCGACCACAGTGTAGCACTTCCCAACAATTACTCCCACGATTTATACGACATGATGCTACCGCTTATCCATCGTATTGATAGTGCCAAATTCAGTGTAGATGTAGCTGCTTATGATTTTCAAAATATGCGTATTGCACATGCTCTAGCTAATGCAGCAAGACGTGGTGTCCGTGTACGCGTGGTAACCGATAACAGTACTCGAAACAGAGTCCCAAAATACAATACTCTTATTTGGGATACATTACGTAAAGCTGGCATATACAGCATAGATGATGCGGGTACCGTTTATTTTCCAGATGGAAAAATAGTGTCTTTAGCTCAAAATTTACCCAATGCTGGAGCTATTATGCACCATAAATTTGCAGTGATTGACAACATAAGCGAAGATCCTGAAGATAAATATGTATGGACTGGTACTATGAACCTAACATACACTGGTCCGTGGAACACCAATGCAACACTTGTTATCAAAGACAATAGAATAACAGAGACCTATGCGGAAGAATTTGAGCAAATGTGGGGAAGCAAAACGATTATTCCAAATGCCAATTCTGCCAAATTTCACAAAGACAAGCATAAGAGTAAGAATAATATACATTTTGTTGGGAATACACGTGTAGAAGCCTATTTTGGACCTATGGACAGAGGAAATACAAAACCAAGTATTTCCACAAGAATTACAGAACTCATCGAAAAGTACGCATTACATGATGTGAATTTTTTAGCATTTGCTATAAGCTCCAATATCCCACTTAGTCAGGCAATGATTGACCGCTCCGGAAGAGGTGAAATTTATTTAAATGGGGTAATAGACCCTGCATTTTATGCCCGTTACAGAAATACGGGAGATATTTGGACAAAGCCAGAGATGTCCTTTGGAAAACGCTCTATCCTTCCTGGTAAAGAAGTGAGAAAGCTACATGAAAAAACCATTATTATAGATGCAAGATATCCTTACCCTGAACAACATAAATCAGTTGTTCTTGTTGGTTCCTACAACTTTTCAAAAGCTGCTGAACTAGCAAATGACGAAAATATCTTGATGATTTTTGATAACAAAATTGCGAATCAATTCTATCAAGATTTTTCGGGAGTACAAAATAGAGCGAAAGGGATAAGCTATCATAGATACCCCGAAATAGATACTAGTAAGTGGTACACCAATTTTAAAATAAATGACAATGGAACAATCGATGTGGAATTGGATACAACTTTTATGTATCCCGTTTCTTTATTAGGTATAGAACTTCCTAGAATTTGGGCAGGACATAAAGATTCATCTTTTTACTACTCAGCAGAAGCGAATGCTTATCTGAAAGAATTATTGCAAGGTGCTTCACTTAAATTTTCTGCTGGAAAAGAGAAACCTGAACATTATTTTAACCGCTATTTTGCATACGTGACAGCAAGAAAAGATAGTATAAACACTCAGGTAAATCACCAGTTACTTGCTACAGGAAATGCTATTTATTCTAAAAAAAACAGACAACAAGAAGATTCTATCCAATCTTTCCTTTTAGCAGAAAAATATGCTAAAGAACATGGAATAGGTATCTGGGCCCATCCTGAATTAATAAACACGAAAAAACTTACCCCTGAAGCTGAGAAGCTAAAGAATTTATTCCCACTAGACATCAATTATGCCAGCATCGAAGATTTGATGTTAATTAAGGGAGTTGGAATAAAAACAGCTACTTCTATTGTGGAGTATAGACAAGAAAACGGTTATTTCAATACCATGGATGAATTATTAGGCATCAAGGGAATAGGACCTGCTACACTCGAAAAACTTAAGGAATATTTATTTATTGGAAATTAG